A window of Blastocatellia bacterium genomic DNA:
GTGATAAGGTAAAAATAGGTATTGTTGCAGGCGATGACATTATGGATAAGCTAGATGAACTTTTAGCTAGTAATGTTGAGCTACGCAATATGGAGACTGACGAACCGCTTTCCACAGTGCGACCAGAAATTCAAAGTGCTAATGTTTACTTTGGTGCTTGGCCTGTAGTTGATGCCTTAAAACAAGGTGCGCAAATAATAATAACAGGCCGATGTACTGACACGGGCTTAACTTTAGCACCAATGATTTATGAGTTTGGCTGGGCCGAAGATGATTGGGATAAACTAGCAGCAGGCACAATTGCAGGCCATTCAATTGAATGTGGAGCGCAAGCAACAGGCGGAAATTGCCAAGTTGATTGGGAAACAATTCCAGATCTTGCAAATATTGGCTATCCAATTATTGAAGCTAGTGAAGACGGCACCTTTTTAATTACAAAACATCCAAACACAGGCGGACGCATCACGCCAGCCATTGTTAAAGAACAACTTGTTTATGAAATGGGCGATCCAGTAAGCTATATTACTCCTGATTGTGTAGCTGATTTTACCACCATTCATTTAGAGGATTTAGGAGATGATCGCGTTAAGTTTTATGGAATTAAGGGCTATCCAGCAACAGAGCTTTATAAAGTTTCAATCAGCTATCAATCTGGCTACAAGGCTGTAGGGTCGCTAGTTTATGCTTGGCCGGATGCTTACAAAAAAGCAAAAGCGGCTGATCGCATCCTACGCGCTAGACTAGAAGCTTTAGGGCTAAAATTTGACGAGACATTAACAGAATTTGTTGGCGTAGATGCTTGTCACGGCTTACAACTTTCTGGTGAGCCAAGCAACGAAATAGCCGAAGTTCAGCTTCATAGGGGTTAGAGGCTCTAATAAAGCGGCCATTGAGCGTTTTACAAAGAGCTTGCACCACTAGTTTTAACCGCCACCTACTGTAACAGGTTTTGCAGGTGGTCGGCCTAAAGTTGAAGAAATTGTAGCCTACTGGCCCGCTTTGATGCCAAAGATGTATTAATCCAAGAGTAGAAATACTATAATAATACTATAATAAAAATTCCTGGGAAAAATCCAGAGTTTTTGGAAAGAATTTTAAACGGATCATCTTCTATGGCGTTAAACTAGAAGCGCAAAACTTTGCTAATCTCCATTAAATAACAGTTAGATAATAGATAAGTAGTAAATAGAGGTTTGAGCTATGCCGCACATAGGAGAACAAATAGGGCCCTATACCTTAGTACGTCAGCTTGGGAGAGGAGCTTTTGGATTAGTTTGGCTTGCAGAACGTCGCAGTGCTTTTGCTACTACCCAAGTAGCTATTAAACTAGCCTTAGATGATGAGCCAGATTTAGCTGCTATTGCTAAAGAATCCCAGCTATGGTCTAAACTTAGGAGCCATCCAAATATCTTACCTATTATTGAGGCTGATAAGTATGATGATCAGTTAGTTATCGTTAGTGAATATGCTCCAGATGGTTCGCTAGATACTTGGCTTAAGAAAAACAACGGTATAGCTCCTTCTATGGAATCTGCAATAGCTATGACAATGGCGATTTTAAGCGGGCTAGAACATTTACATAGCAAAGGAAAGTTGTTCATCGAGACTTAAAACCAGCAAATATTTTACTTCATGGTGATACTCCAAGACTTGCTGACTTTGGGCTAGCTAGAGTCTTAAAAAGCAGTATGCAAAGTGTTGGAATTGCTGGAACGCCTGCCTATATGGCACCTGAAGTTTTTAGTGGTGAACGCACTGTAGAATCTGATCTTTGGTCAGCAGGAGTAATTCTTTATCAAATGATTTCTGGACGATTGCCTTTTTCCACATCGATATAATGGCGTTAATTGGGGCAATAGGTCATCGAAATCCAGATTCTTTACCTGGTTATGTTCCTACAGAACTAGCCCAAATAATAATAAGAGCCTTACAAAAAGATGTAGCTAGTCGGTTTAGTTCTGCTGCTGAAATGCGTGCAGCTTTACAAAGTGTTGTTGATCCAAAACTTAGTGTTGCATTGACTTTAGTTGAAAAAGATGATAAAACTCTTATTAGCTTGGCTACTCGTCCTCGCAATGTTTTGGAAGAAACTGCTGACACGTTGCCAGAAATATTACCAAAAATAAAACACAGCAACCACCACATTTTAACAGTCGCTCAAACAACTTTACCACCAACAAAAGCAGCAAATGTTACAACTGTGGAGCAAAGGAAAATCTAATTACTCAGCCTGTTGCAGCTTTGACTGCCACACAAAATATGTTGGTTTTAGAAAACAGACAAAACCTTAATTTAGCTGAGATTAAAGCAAAGAAAAAATTTGCTGTTTTAGCAGGATTAGCAATTGCGATTAGGTTAAATGTTGGTGTAATAGCCGCTTTTAGTACATAAAACCAGATCCAGCAAGAGGTTTAATAGTAAATCAAAATGTTATTACTGAACCTGTAACACCTCTGCCACCTCCATCTCAAGTTACCACCAG
This region includes:
- a CDS encoding protein kinase — its product is MPHIGEQIGPYTLVRQLGRGAFGLVWLAERRSAFATTQVAIKLALDDEPDLAAIAKESQLWSKLRSHPNILPIIEADKYDDQLVIVSEYAPDGSLDTWLKKNNGIAPSMESAIAMTMAILSGLEHLHSKGKLFIET
- a CDS encoding protein kinase, with amino-acid sequence MLLHGDTPRLADFGLARVLKSSMQSVGIAGTPAYMAPEVFSGERTVESDLWSAGVILYQMISGRLPFSTSI